Genomic window (Ostrinia nubilalis chromosome 23, ilOstNubi1.1, whole genome shotgun sequence):
TTCGTACAATCACAGTTTAGTCGACATGTCAATTCAGTCGATTTTACATGTGCGTTCCCTTCGAGAGGCCACTGTGGAAAACGAAGGTTTCGTATACATAAAGATTTAGCAGGacctctaaaacaaatgtagccagaatgataaatttgtaggtgttgtaagttggacgctacaacctgccgaatgtggtccctcagatgaactatgtcaaatgccaaattactgaatctgaccaaataagatgagtttgatgaatggtaatatttaggaggtaaatcgtagggctacatacgaaaataagagctctggatagttactgcaaataaagaaaatccaatTAGACGATGGGCCCTCAGTTCTCCAGTGCACAAATTTTACTTTAATGCTACAAATTGGAACTTAAGACTAAGTTTCTTTggtaaggttttaattttagcaGAAGTAGCCACAATGCTACCCTGAGAGTACAGGGTTTATATATTCTACTAGTACAGAATAAAAGCTCTAGTAAAGTGAGCCCTCGGGCCACACgttttagaaaaaagttatcgtATTTAGAGACAAGGTGGAAGgtgtaataatataaaataataatataaaaaacgtACTTAGTCATTTCGTAGTACAAACTTAAGGATCTGTATGGTGTGTAAATAGTTCCTTTCTTGAAATAAAACTGACTCATTTATGTGTGAACAAAATATTCGTATTAGTGTAACCACACATCAGAAAATTAATGGATAACTAGAAAAAGTGTCCCACAACCTATACCacgattaaaaaaattcaagatAAAGTTGTACTGTTAAATACActtgacatcaaataaatcgcacctcccgcgacaagcactttcaaatgtatgcatccccacttcccaccaatattggcaccatttaaaagcctagttctaaacttcatttcattataggaaaggtttttaccccaaaaatgtgtctttagaaggatccagagtcacttcttcaaaaaataggtagttacgcttgagccaactttatggctataaaactgttaagttgggattaatcgctatcgatctgttaaagaggacacgtgagatcattatttggttttataaccataaaaaatggTCTAAATAATTCCAGAGGTGAGctcaaagtgaggtcttttttcaagtcacatttattattattcctttattcatttttctttattatttttaattttttctttttacaatgtagttattattattatagtttttctttaaggatatttattgggctttcaaataacaccaatattgttagggcaccatgattgtgtcaaaagaaaaatTTTTAAAGTTCGAGTCGccgaaggtgcggtttatttgatgttgagtgtatttctatagatagagcataataaaaaaagtatactgataacaaaatcaccaTGTATACAGGGCGATTTTCACTCAATCGTCGAattcaactcggctgggcagcgtccgccgagaagcttcgcgatattctcacgtccgaaataccgcagtgtcttaagactgaccagtgtgtgttgccagtgatggtatacggatctgagacgtagtcgtttactatgggcctcacgaaggctcaaggtcacccaaagggcgatggagcgagctatgctcggagtttccctacgtgattgaatcagaaatgaggagattcgtaggagaaccaaagtgactgatatagcccgcagaatcgctaaaatcaagtggcagcttggccggggcacatagctcgtagagctgatggccgctggggcaggaaatgTCTTGAGTGGCGACGACGAGCTGGAGGACGTAGCGTGGCCAGGCCTCCCactggaccgacgatttggtgaaggtcgcgggaggtacctggatgggagcggcacaggaccggccattgtggaaatccttaggggaggcctttgaccagcagtgggtgtcttttggctgaaacgaacgaacgattcacTGCTATTGATTAGTGAACCGCGGCAATAATCGATTTTGTTGTATCACAGCTCTAAATATATTCCGTATCACACAATGcgtaggtactttaaataaaaaaaatttacgtcgtatttaattgaaataaaaataatcaatagaCTCGGATTTATCTCAAAATACCTCTTAGGAAATCGTACAGAATACCTAGGTACTTATACTTTTGTTttgagtttcctaaaaaaatcgacaatgtggTTAACATACACAAAATCTATACGGAGAATTTAAGAAGCAAGATATTTCTTTAAATACTTTATATAgcaataatatttgaatacaattttaaactacaaattttgtacataaaatgctgtaaactatttttattaaacaatgcGTTGGGCGAGATATTTCTCATGGAATTGGTTTTTAGCGTGTGTTCCGAGGGCTCACTTTACTAGTGCTTTTATTCTGTACTAGTAGAATATATAAACCCTGTACTCTCAGGGTAGCATTGTGGCTAATTCtgctaaaattaaaaccttacTAAAGAAACTTAGTCTCAAGTTCCAATTTGTAgcattaaagtaaattttgtgcactggagaactgagggcccatcgtttgattggattttctttatttgcagtaactatccagagctcttattttcgtatgtagccctacgatttacctcctaaatattaccattcatcaaaatcatcttatttggtcagattcagtaatttggcatttgacatagttcatctgagggaccacattcggcgagttgtagcgtccaacttacaacacctacaaatttatcattctggctacatttgttttagaggtCCTGCTAAATCTCTATGTATACGAAACCTTCATTTTCCACAGTGGCCTCTCGAAGGGAACGCACATGATTTTACGGATATTTTTAGAGTCTCTATCTGGTTAAATGAATTGCCTACTGATATTGAGTGACAAACAACTAAAATGTAATTGTACTACACAGAGAACTAAAATTAATATACATTTGATTGGCAAGTGTTTTTAGTATgggtattatatttttttactataagtAATCGACTAGAGTTTTCCAAATATTGTGTGGTTCGATTGAGTCAAAAAGGTAGCTAAATAAGAAATATGCAGATGGCTAAGGTGAGTATAgttaaaaattgttaaatacctacagaagtGCAATTCTGTCGTTTACAAATACACAAATTGCTAGGTTGGTTAGTTAACATTAAAAAGAGAAATGATAATTTGTATACTGATAATACCTGACAGTtgtagaaattattattatttttaaattaaatgttaatattattaGAGAAAGTTTAAGTCTTATTCAATTGCATTTTAGTATTAAAAATCCCTACAATCTACTAACTTTAAGcttatgttctttacactgtGTCCTCTACTGAATTATGAATTTATCACTCATACATTATAATCAAATTGCCCGACAAAGTCGtgaacttattaaataatatattttagataCCTTGTGGGGTTTATAACTATTCCATACTTCTAAAAATACAAACAAGCAGTCTTGTAAATGCAACCTCAGGCCAAGGGCATATTTTCAAAGCATTAGAATTCAAAATCGCTAGTAAATTGTATACGAATTCGTATTGGATAAAAGTGGGAACAAGTTCGCATGAAGATTTTAGTTGTATTTGAATTCTAATGGTTCAAAAATACGTCTCCAGAACTTCCATAGCAGTTGTGGGTAGCGGATAAAATAACAGTGAGATCCCATTGGGCTATTAAATTACTACAAGAAACTATCTAGTGTAGTAGACTACCCGTCTCTTTCACTCAATACTGTATTGCAAAGCACGAGAGACAAGGATAGTGCAGGCCATAAGTATTTTTGTATTGGTTCTAGAAATATTGTTACATTCAATACaatcgatagatggcgttgttcCGTAAagaatttgtaatatttttcaaaagCTTTGTAATATTTCTAATTCGAATTTGTGCTATTATAAGCGTCAATGACGGTGTAATAGATCAATTTTCAATCAATTATGCACCATTTTTCACCTGTGTGTAAGGCCACAACCTTATAGGGAACAGTACTACTGTACTACTTAGCTACCCACCCTTATTATTCAAGGCACAACTTCTAACAATCCATAACAACCTCGTAACATTCTCGCATTATCGACATAATGGTTATCTACTATGTATTTAGACTACTAGAGACATACTGCATTTTAAATTCAACTTTCAATACTTTGGATGAGTCTGAAAGACCACGCTATAGGGCTACAACCCAATCGAGCTAAATGCgaacctcgctggaatgcgacgtCACGgcagcgtcgatgtgacgtcacggcagccaGGTGCGCTATTATCTCACCGAGTTGTAGAGTACTAATGTAAAtattaaatctttaaaatgCTGTCTGCCTCACAGAAGTACATATACAACTTGAAATAGAAATAGCACAAAAGCTGTTATTAAAACAGCCTCAatgataaaacgtttatttttatggacgaaatattattttttgatatcGTGTCTGTAATTGGTTCATATCTCACGACACGTAGGGCTTCCATGGCTATCAATAGCGTAGTATTGCGTGCACCATTTAATTGTTAGATTCGACAGGAGATAGTAATACTACATTTGTTCAAAACTAACCTACACTAAAAATAGTGttattgattttgaataaactaATTTTAGTTGTGTTTTCAATAACAAGTTGTATACTTAGGCTTTATATTACATACAAACACCTATTTCTCTTACATTACGTTAGGCACAGCAAAGTACCCAAAAAGTTCTCATcatgaaaacaataattttaattagttgTCTTATTATTTAAATGGGTGAAAAAGAAACTAAAATGTTAGTTACAGAGATCATACAAATAGTATTTGTACATAATACAAAGCCTATACAATTTTATACTGGTCTCTATTCTAGTTCATACCTTTTACTTATCTAAAACTAAAGAGTTAAACagattaataataaaactaaaagAATAAATTAACAGTATTTTTAGTTGTTATTCGAAACACTATAAAGTTTAATTATTAACAATagtatacaaaaaataatataaataataattcatagttaGTAAATTTGAAATAACATAATTGTACTTCACATGgcattcataaaaaataaaactttccatTGGTAATATGGCAACTTTCATGTCActcattaaataaatagtaattaatAGAAAACTTTAAAATGCTGTCATTTAAAAACACATTTCTTTCATCAAGAATACATAGAAAGAAAAGAAACTATAATTTGTTGAAGATGCCTTATTTTAGCTAGTGATTAAAAACAGCTTTGTGCTACCAAATATTGCACAATTGGTTTacaactatatttaaaatttcattaggCATTTCCCTCTAAGAACTTATAGCTCCATCTAGTAATTGAATAATATTGCTCAACATTCACAACATATCCCTGACATTCTCACTCGAGGCTTTCTCCCAGATTTGGCCGGACGTATACAGCCTGTATATCTTATTGCTGACCAGACTTTGGCCAAACTTCAACATGGCACCTTCAAATTTGTGCTGGAAAACTTGCATTTGCGTTTCATTATAACCCACACCTCCAGGATGGAATAATTTAGGATCCCTACACTCAGTATACTTATGTACACCCAGAATATCTATGGGAACAACTTTGCTAGTTGAATTAAGGTTGAAAATATCACTAAATGATGTCATTGAATCTAAATTTCTCACATACACAGACTTCATAGGCTGTGGCAATGCATAATAATGAGTTTTCTTCATGATATCTGGGTATCCAATCTCAGCATTATCATCGTCAATTTGATTGAGGCAGAACAGAAGAGGTTTGACCTCAATTGATCTCATTTTTCTTGTAGGATCAAAGTCATCCAGTATGGCCTTGATATTATTATGAACTCGTGGTACTAAGAATTCATCCCAAGAGAGAACCATTGCATGGCTGGCTTTTTCAGACTCCTCTTTGTCATATTTGAAGTGTCTGAACAAGCAATCCAGTTCTATTGCACTTCTGACAATGTCATAGGACTTTGAAAATATGAAAGGATAGTTTAGTGGGAAAAACTGTATGCTCCATTGGGTTATATCTGCTGGAAGCAAATTGAGCCTTCTAATGATATCTTCTGAGATCATACTGTCATAAATGGTAAAAGCATTGACTCCCATCATGTGGTGATACACAAGGAATTCAATGAAAGCATCTCTAGAGACCAAAGGCACTTGGTTTGGTATAACACAAATAGCAGGCTCAATATTGTTTACAAATCTGATGCTGCTTCTTTCACGAGCCTTCCTTTTAGTGTTcacttgaatcactctatttaTCGGGGCATGTATTGGGTTGATGTTGTAGTCATTCATGTAGAAACTAACACCTTTAGGTTTACCTAGATTCTTATTCAGAGAGCATTGAAAGATGTAAAGTCGAAAATCGTTTGAAGGCTCAGAGACAATTTTGTAAATGAACCTTCCTGATCTGGGCTTAGCTGAGTTCTCAAGCCAAATGTTGCATCGAAAGTTAGGTCTTACATGCGCTTTACCAATCACAATGGTATCAATATTGTGAGCATGTTCTTGAGACagtttttcatatttttgataCGATCTTAAGAATGAGGAGTATGAGTAGAAATTCTCGTCGATTTCTTGAAAAAGCGGGGGAGTTTCACGAACCTCCATGGACGAATTCCGAAGTATCTCCGAGAGCATGGTGGCGTTAAAGCCAGGCCCGCAGAATTCTATTTCCGAAAGACCGGGCTTACCGAAGAAATTGAGCACTTCAAGTACATATCGCAGTCTGTAATACTCGTGGCGATATATGAGCAATGTTACGATGCTAATAAAGCAAACGATAACAAGAATCAGCTGGTAATACTTTCGCATTATTCCTCCTGTGTTTCTGGGATTCTTCATGTAGTTGCCGGCATCGATTCTACAAAAAACAAATGCTTATTGAGCTGTTTAGTTACTATTTGAACAGAGATTATTAATCCTCAATGAAATACTTACCAAGGGCGTAAATAAAACTATCAATTATCTAAAATCACTGTCGTTTTACAACTTTCCTCaaatttttgtcgcaaaataaaatttaatgacACAAGACAACACGCAAATCGAATTGTCAAAAAcgtcatattatttttttcattgtatttttttaaaatgtttacggCCTTGGGCTCGAGGCAAATGATGCCAGCAAATTCGATTAAGTAGTGTCTGAATCTACCTTTACATTTGATTTGTAAACATCGGCAATCACTAGTGCAGTAAtaactcttttatgctctttggtaaTACCAACGTAGTAAAAACAAAACTAAAAGCAAGTCATCGCAAAAGTCATCGGCATTTTCAAGagaaagattttattttgtaaattagtCAAAAGGGAATTAGCTGCGGTGTTTATTACCTAGTTAATATGTCAGCAAATAAAGATGAAACATTGCGGCAGTTTTGTGATGTGACTGGCGCCGATGAAACTCGAAGTAGATTCTTTTTAGAGTCGTCGAATTGGCAACTGGAAGTAAGTAATTGAAGTTCATGTGTTTTTTACTTTTCTGATAAATCTTTTGTTCTAAAATCCCATTTATACTTCGCAATACGTGTttagaattaaaataatgtcTTGCTTAGGTCTGTAAACCGTAATTCTTTTGTCAACTTAAAAGATAAAACGTACCACCTTCATTTATCAAAAATGAATAATTTCCTTTTAAAATTCCGCTAATTACCATTTGAAACCATATTTTGTCTTCCAGATAGCATTATCAAGCTTCTATGAGCATGGTGGTAATGTAGACGAAGTTCCTACAAATCCTGTAGCCAGGGCTTCGCCCCCGTCGCTCTCCGACAGTGATATGGAGTCTCCGCCGGAGTCGCCGGCGCGccctcagaagaaagacaaaaaGAAGCCTAGCTCTAAATTTGCTACGTTAGATTCAATACAACAGGATAGTTCAAGCCAGGATGATGAGggtaagttatttaatatttctcatttaataattattgatatgcgtttaaaacataattaactGTAACTCACTTGAAATTATATTGAAGAGACCTACCACAGAATGTGATTAAAGTCTGGTCgctgagcacatagaattttgtccaatgaccccaagctacccatccttatcgctcgcgcgcaattatattgctgtcgcgctcgcacacttactgcTACTGTCTattgcacagtcgcgacagcaatataattacgcgtgagtgataaggataggtagcttggggtcattggacaaaattctacgtcctcagcgaccagactatagaataattattttttgaacGTTACAAACTTCTGTAGCTGATAAACATGATAGTCATCTAAAAACCGTAACTATAGTACAATATTATTTCTACCTATCAGTGCCCAATCACAATCCTAATAAGAACCAAACGGAATTTATTGTCCAAGAGTTCTTTTGCCACCAAGCATCATGTtccaaaaaactaaaaaatacacCTTCAGAAATtagtaaagaaaaaaatgaaaatactgACAATGATGATGAAATCAATAGTTTGAAACAAGAAATTGAAAGATTAAAACGAGAAAATAGCGATTTGAGACATGAAATAGCAAGATTAAAAGGCAATGATCAGTCAGGTCGGTCTATAATTTTCCCAAAATGTTGATCCTAGTATAAGTTTAGAAAATCAGCATTAttgttcaattttatttattttattttttatttttatttattcagaaaacaaacagcttacaaataTATAAATTGCATAGATACAGTGTAGTTGGTCAAAGCCTATAGTTTTCACCTCTATATAACCAAGGGgtataaaatttaacaaattttaattatacgTAGAagcaaagagaaaaaaaaaattacattgccctttttaaaaacaatgagAAGTATTGGCAAATTCCTTATTAGAATTAAGTTTAAATTATATGAGgaattattttgatttatttcaggACAAGCCTTCTACGCTGGTGGTTCGGAGAGATCAGGGCAGCAAATACTGGGACCAGGAAAGGGCAGAAAAGATTTTGTCACTGAAATGTTCAAAAGTGTGAGAGAGTAAGTTAtcccttttcaaccgacttcaaaaaaggaggaggttctcaattcgacccgtatgtttttttttttttttttctatgtttgttacgcgataactccgccaattatgaaccgatttgaacaaatcttttttcggcgtataggtaatacctcaagggtggtcccatttaaatttaataatagaaaaaacaacacccaagggtggaaaattggggatgaacttttttatacgcaatatctccgccgattataaatcaatttgaacgattatttttttgttgaataggtattatcaaaagggtggtttcatgcgaatttgaagaaaatatttcacccccaagggtggaaaattggggatgaacttttttatacgcaatatttttaatttttagtttttttttgtgttcacgcatttgaagtcggttttattttttttaaaagttatcagTTATATTTGtcacattcatcatcattataatattattataagatttATAAGTATCAAATACACTAACCTTTTTATGCAACTTTATCTGTGGCCCCAGTAATGTTACATGGTAGTTAGATAAGTCATGCTGATTCAGATATTCTTGGGAAAATCTCCAGTGAATGATATTTTCGTTTATAAAGGGAAGGTATGTTATGTATTAAAACCAAGGGTACAAGaaagattaattttataaacaactatgtaggtagtttggtatttctattaataaattagttttgcTTCAAACCTCAATGTGGTTGTTTACTTTAGTTATCATGGATATCAGGCTCTAACCTGGAAAGCTGTTCAAAAATGGTAGTTGATCAATCCATCATGCTTATCAAAACTTGTTTACTATCTTAAAACACCtggaaataaagaaatttggaTACCTGCGTAGTTGTTGAATCAAAAGTTGAACTCTATTGACCAAGCGACTACAACGTGTACTGTTTTCAGAAGAGGTGCGGTCGCGTTCGAGGACGAGGCATCGCCGTCTGCCAGCCGcggccgcggcggcggcggcggcggagctTTCTCCGGCGTGGGGTACCGGCTTGGTATGGGACTTATTTatactacgggactattcccacctctcgttcccaccgctgcaactcctgtgtagcaaggatctacagcttgcccgccaataataacccaaccagtgaaggtcaagtttgttccggtGGAAAGTTACTGTCATTGGACTCCCAACGTAATTAACTGCGAACTAGTTAAGGTTTAACTTCCCTCCAGTGTATGACTGGTGTGTTCGTAAATAAGTAACTAACTATGTTGTAACTTAGTTAGAAAATATACTTTCTTTATGAATAAATTCTGATTTCTAGAATGTAACTTGAGAATACAGGAATGATGGACACTCAGATATTGTCATTAATATAGAACATCACTGatagaatatttattttcttacagGTCAGACAGCAGATGACCACGAACAAGTTTTATCGTCAAACATCCCCGGGACTATGGGAcaggtatt
Coding sequences:
- the LOC135083354 gene encoding uncharacterized protein LOC135083354; translated protein: MKNPRNTGGIMRKYYQLILVIVCFISIVTLLIYRHEYYRLRYVLEVLNFFGKPGLSEIEFCGPGFNATMLSEILRNSSMEVRETPPLFQEIDENFYSYSSFLRSYQKYEKLSQEHAHNIDTIVIGKAHVRPNFRCNIWLENSAKPRSGRFIYKIVSEPSNDFRLYIFQCSLNKNLGKPKGVSFYMNDYNINPIHAPINRVIQVNTKRKARERSSIRFVNNIEPAICVIPNQVPLVSRDAFIEFLVYHHMMGVNAFTIYDSMISEDIIRRLNLLPADITQWSIQFFPLNYPFIFSKSYDIVRSAIELDCLFRHFKYDKEESEKASHAMVLSWDEFLVPRVHNNIKAILDDFDPTRKMRSIEVKPLLFCLNQIDDDNAEIGYPDIMKKTHYYALPQPMKSVYVRNLDSMTSFSDIFNLNSTSKVVPIDILGVHKYTECRDPKLFHPGGVGYNETQMQVFQHKFEGAMLKFGQSLVSNKIYRLYTSGQIWEKASSENVRDML
- the LOC135083519 gene encoding NSFL1 cofactor p47 isoform X1; this encodes MSANKDETLRQFCDVTGADETRSRFFLESSNWQLEIALSSFYEHGGNVDEVPTNPVARASPPSLSDSDMESPPESPARPQKKDKKKPSSKFATLDSIQQDSSSQDDEGQAFYAGGSERSGQQILGPGKGRKDFVTEMFKSVRERGAVAFEDEASPSASRGRGGGGGGAFSGVGYRLGQTADDHEQVLSSNIPGTMGQEQVRSVRLRLYREGFTVDNGPLRHYTDPENAEFLNCIRRGEMPTELAGEGGGVRVSLEDRWHEEYARAPPKTRAFAGKGQMLGSPTPTTVGATAPVAADPNDRAANQRAAQEAINLDEAQPTTTIQFRLADGSRLTGRFNHTHTVSDLVGYVARAEPAYQLAPFALLTAFPSRELAEPAATLAQAGLLNSTLLQRLK